A DNA window from Mycobacterium sp. IDR2000157661 contains the following coding sequences:
- a CDS encoding bifunctional nitrate reductase/sulfite reductase flavoprotein subunit alpha: MTRTACSYCGVGCGIEVHTATDGGKPVIARVTGDRLHPSNFGRLCTKGATHAEMMRADEGRLTSAFVRPGRDAEPVPTSVDDAAAEAGRRLKQIVDEHGPDAVALYVSGQMSIEAQYLATKLAKGFLRTVHLESNSRLCMASAGTGFKQSLGADGPPGSYTDFDCTDLFFVIGSNMADCHPILYLRMADRLKTGAKLIVVDPRRTDTAERADLFLQIKPGTDLALLNGLLHLLVRNGDIDDDFIAAHTQGWGDMPPFLADYLPERVATITGLAEADIELAARMIGEAGEWMSCWTMGLNQSTHGTWNTNAICNLHLATGAICRPGSGPMSLTGQPNAMGGREMGYMGPGLPGQRSVLSAADREFVEQQWGLPPGAIRSDVGPGTIDMFGRLVTGETKACWIICTNPVASVANRSTVIAGLEAAELVITQDAYRTTATNTYADIVLPAALWAESEGVMVNSERTLTLLRQSIPPAGQARPDWQLICQVAAHLGFGDHFSYRSSEEVFDEIRRFSNPDTGYDLRGASYARLRDAPLQWPCPPDAAHRHPIRYLNDGVSQDLYIDETGLAPRLAFPTASRRAVFHPRPHIDPHELPDDGHAFVLNTGRLQHQWHTMTKTGRVEALNKLTGGPFVEIHPDDARALDIAEGQRVEVTSRRGRAVLPAVLSDRVLPGNCFVPFHWNDEHGADLTINALTSDAVDPDSLQPEFKVCAVSLRPVASPELTDAERLYVSGFFSGLAEGAAEVPVLPPSAPVSDEVRRWINGLLAGQSAIAPTGAPARVGAGPLVVWASQTGNAEQFASRLAERLGRASLVNMDDLALTDLAAAGEVLVVTSTFGDGGPPDNGATFWHRLDAADAPALTGVRYAVLGIGDRSYDDFCGHAKAIDTRLAALGATRLLDRADCEAYDEEPLRRWADDVTALLEPRRTDATPTPAPAPTQPFTRTRPITAPLSRNTVLTAPTSPKEVRQFGFDISEHHVGYAAGDSLGVYPTNDPAVVDAWLAATGVPAGHVVEIDGVERPMRDALILQYDFCRVTPDLLGFIADHSRDAKALRAPKAKLDKWLHGRNGLDLVQEFVVHADPDEWQQVLVRLTPRSYSISSSPLVSPHEVQLTVSVVRYRGTAGGARGGVCSTFLADRASCAPVFLQRSPHFRPPEDGATPMIMVGPGTGIAPFRAFLQERRALGHRGRNWLFFGDQHREQNYYYRDDFEDMADDGLLTRLDLAFSRDQAKRIYVQHRMMENGAELWRWLDEGAHFYVCGDASRMAKDVDAALTTIIETHGRMSHEQAHNYKRELVAAKRYVRDVY; this comes from the coding sequence GTGACCCGTACGGCGTGCTCGTACTGTGGTGTGGGGTGCGGTATCGAGGTGCACACGGCAACCGACGGCGGCAAGCCGGTCATCGCGCGTGTCACCGGAGACAGGTTGCACCCCAGCAACTTCGGCCGGTTGTGCACCAAGGGCGCCACACACGCCGAGATGATGCGGGCCGACGAGGGTCGGCTGACTTCAGCATTCGTCCGGCCCGGCCGCGACGCGGAACCGGTCCCCACGTCCGTGGACGATGCAGCCGCCGAGGCCGGCAGGCGGCTGAAACAGATCGTCGACGAACACGGTCCCGATGCGGTTGCGCTCTACGTCTCGGGACAGATGTCGATCGAGGCGCAGTATCTGGCCACCAAGCTCGCGAAGGGCTTCCTGCGGACGGTGCACCTCGAGTCGAACTCGCGGTTGTGCATGGCCAGCGCCGGCACGGGGTTCAAGCAGTCCCTCGGCGCCGACGGGCCGCCTGGCTCCTACACCGACTTCGACTGCACCGACCTGTTCTTCGTCATCGGCTCGAACATGGCCGACTGCCACCCGATCCTGTACCTGCGGATGGCCGACCGGCTCAAGACTGGCGCGAAGCTCATCGTCGTCGACCCCCGCCGCACCGACACCGCCGAACGGGCCGACCTGTTCCTTCAGATCAAGCCCGGCACCGACCTGGCGTTGCTCAACGGGCTGCTGCACCTGCTGGTGCGAAACGGCGACATCGACGACGATTTCATCGCCGCGCACACCCAGGGCTGGGGCGACATGCCCCCGTTCCTGGCGGACTACCTGCCCGAAAGAGTTGCCACCATAACGGGTCTCGCCGAAGCCGACATCGAACTCGCCGCTCGGATGATCGGCGAGGCGGGGGAGTGGATGAGCTGCTGGACGATGGGGCTCAACCAGAGCACCCACGGCACCTGGAACACCAACGCGATCTGCAACCTGCACCTGGCGACGGGCGCGATCTGCCGGCCCGGCAGCGGACCGATGTCGCTGACCGGACAGCCCAACGCCATGGGTGGACGCGAGATGGGTTACATGGGGCCGGGTCTGCCCGGCCAGCGGTCGGTGCTCTCAGCGGCGGACCGGGAGTTCGTCGAACAGCAATGGGGGTTGCCGCCCGGCGCAATCCGGTCCGACGTGGGTCCGGGCACCATCGACATGTTCGGTCGGCTCGTCACGGGCGAGACTAAGGCGTGCTGGATCATCTGCACCAATCCCGTTGCCAGCGTGGCCAACCGGTCGACGGTCATCGCCGGGCTCGAAGCCGCCGAACTGGTCATCACGCAGGACGCCTACCGCACCACGGCGACCAACACCTACGCCGACATCGTGTTGCCGGCCGCGTTGTGGGCCGAATCCGAGGGTGTGATGGTGAACTCCGAGCGCACTCTCACCCTGTTGCGGCAGTCCATTCCGCCTGCGGGGCAGGCGCGGCCGGACTGGCAGCTGATCTGCCAGGTCGCCGCACATCTGGGCTTCGGTGACCACTTCTCCTATCGCAGCAGCGAGGAGGTGTTCGACGAAATCCGTCGGTTCTCGAATCCGGATACGGGCTATGACCTTCGCGGTGCGTCGTATGCGCGGCTTCGCGACGCACCCCTGCAGTGGCCTTGCCCGCCCGACGCCGCGCACCGTCACCCGATCCGCTATCTCAACGACGGCGTGAGTCAGGATCTGTACATCGACGAGACGGGCCTGGCGCCGAGGCTGGCGTTCCCGACAGCGTCGCGCCGCGCGGTCTTCCACCCTCGTCCGCACATCGACCCCCACGAACTGCCCGACGACGGGCACGCGTTCGTGCTGAATACGGGCCGGCTGCAACACCAGTGGCACACCATGACCAAGACGGGACGGGTGGAAGCCCTCAACAAACTCACCGGCGGACCGTTCGTCGAAATCCACCCCGACGACGCCCGCGCACTCGACATCGCCGAGGGCCAACGCGTCGAGGTGACCTCGCGTCGTGGCCGCGCCGTGCTGCCCGCGGTGCTCTCCGACCGTGTGCTGCCCGGCAACTGCTTCGTCCCGTTCCACTGGAACGACGAGCACGGCGCCGATCTCACCATCAATGCCCTCACCAGCGACGCCGTGGATCCGGATTCGCTGCAGCCGGAGTTCAAGGTCTGCGCGGTCAGCCTGCGCCCGGTCGCCTCTCCGGAGCTCACGGACGCCGAGAGACTCTATGTGTCAGGCTTTTTCAGCGGGCTGGCCGAAGGCGCTGCCGAGGTGCCCGTGCTCCCGCCATCCGCACCGGTCAGCGATGAGGTGCGGCGGTGGATCAACGGCCTGCTCGCCGGGCAGTCGGCCATCGCCCCCACCGGCGCCCCGGCCCGCGTCGGTGCCGGGCCGCTGGTGGTCTGGGCGTCGCAGACCGGCAACGCCGAGCAGTTCGCGTCCCGCCTCGCCGAACGCCTCGGTCGAGCGTCGCTGGTCAACATGGACGACCTCGCGCTGACCGATCTCGCCGCGGCCGGTGAAGTGCTGGTGGTCACCAGTACCTTCGGCGACGGCGGACCCCCCGACAACGGCGCCACGTTCTGGCACCGCCTGGATGCAGCCGACGCCCCGGCGCTGACCGGTGTGCGCTATGCGGTCCTCGGCATCGGCGACCGCTCCTACGACGACTTCTGCGGACACGCCAAGGCCATCGACACCCGCTTGGCCGCGCTCGGCGCGACCCGCCTGCTCGACCGCGCCGACTGCGAGGCCTACGACGAGGAGCCCTTGCGCCGGTGGGCCGACGACGTGACCGCTCTGCTGGAACCGCGGCGCACGGATGCGACGCCCACCCCCGCGCCGGCCCCGACCCAGCCCTTCACCCGCACCCGACCCATCACGGCGCCGCTGTCACGCAACACAGTGCTGACCGCGCCGACGTCGCCGAAAGAGGTGCGCCAGTTCGGTTTCGACATCTCCGAGCACCACGTCGGCTATGCCGCCGGCGACTCGCTCGGTGTGTACCCGACCAATGACCCTGCCGTCGTCGACGCCTGGCTGGCGGCGACGGGTGTGCCCGCGGGACATGTCGTGGAGATCGACGGTGTCGAGCGGCCGATGCGCGATGCCCTGATCTTGCAGTACGACTTCTGCCGAGTCACCCCGGATCTGCTGGGCTTCATCGCCGACCACAGCCGCGACGCGAAGGCGCTGCGCGCACCGAAGGCCAAACTCGACAAGTGGCTGCACGGGCGCAACGGCCTCGACCTCGTGCAGGAGTTCGTCGTCCACGCCGATCCCGACGAATGGCAGCAGGTGCTGGTCCGGCTGACCCCGCGCAGCTACTCCATCTCGTCGAGCCCGCTGGTCAGCCCGCACGAGGTGCAGCTGACGGTGTCGGTGGTGCGGTACCGCGGTACCGCGGGCGGGGCGCGCGGCGGGGTCTGTTCGACGTTCCTGGCCGACCGGGCGTCCTGCGCGCCGGTCTTCCTTCAGCGTTCACCGCATTTTCGGCCACCGGAGGACGGTGCCACGCCGATGATCATGGTGGGCCCCGGCACCGGCATCGCCCCGTTCCGAGCCTTCCTGCAGGAGCGGCGCGCGCTCGGGCACCGCGGGCGTAACTGGTTGTTCTTCGGCGACCAGCACCGGGAGCAGAACTACTACTACCGCGACGACTTCGAGGACATGGCCGACGACGGGCTGCTGACGCGGCTGGACCTGGCGTTCTCCCGCGACCAGGCCAAGCGGATCTACGTCCAGCACCGGATGATGGAGAACGGCGCCGAGTTGTGGCGCTGGCTCGACGAGGGCGCGCATTTCTACGTGTGCGGTGACGCCAGCCGGATGGCCAAGGATGTCGACGCCGCGCTGACCACCATCATCGAGACGCACGGTCGGATGTCGCACGAGCAGGCCCACAACTACAAGCGGGAACTCGTGGCGGCCAAGCGCTACGTTCGCGACGTGTACTAG
- a CDS encoding substrate-binding domain-containing protein codes for MRRPRTTSLRAVLAGVVAVLAFGLTSCGARDDLRMMLITKDQINPYFVAMQEGAEQFAKAHGVDLMLRAGAQDGDEEGQIAAIDEAIGVGVDGILITPNGPGVYDAIRQARDAGIYVVALDTPTEPSDVVDLNIATDNYRAGTLIGSWTAGRLGNQDAIIALLDLFDGDEVSLDGLRNQGFLSGMGIDAVDDTVKGDEARTGTYRGGDYEIACQEPTGGNIEGGRSAIEVCLNANPDINIVYTINEPVAFGALEALDAAGITGDDVIVVSVDGGCEGIQAIADGKLDATAQQYPIVMAREGILAIKEAVVGATDRIEIPQRTPQSLRPVAGADEFVPSEELGFYDAGVELVTNEPVDGIFSINTDAASKICWDD; via the coding sequence GTGCGCCGCCCCCGAACGACGTCGCTGCGGGCCGTCCTCGCCGGCGTTGTCGCCGTGCTGGCTTTCGGCCTGACATCCTGCGGCGCCCGCGACGACCTCCGCATGATGCTCATCACCAAAGATCAGATCAACCCGTACTTCGTAGCCATGCAAGAGGGCGCGGAGCAGTTCGCCAAGGCGCACGGAGTCGATCTCATGCTCCGGGCCGGAGCCCAGGACGGTGACGAAGAGGGGCAGATCGCCGCCATCGACGAGGCCATCGGGGTCGGGGTAGACGGCATCCTCATCACGCCCAACGGGCCTGGCGTCTATGACGCGATACGGCAGGCGCGCGACGCGGGCATCTACGTGGTCGCCCTCGACACCCCGACCGAGCCGTCCGACGTCGTCGACCTCAACATCGCCACCGACAACTACCGCGCCGGCACGCTGATCGGATCCTGGACCGCTGGGAGGCTCGGAAACCAAGACGCCATTATCGCCCTGCTCGATCTCTTCGACGGCGACGAGGTCTCTCTGGACGGTCTGCGCAACCAAGGGTTCCTGAGCGGAATGGGCATCGACGCCGTCGATGACACCGTCAAGGGCGACGAAGCCCGGACTGGGACCTACCGCGGCGGCGATTACGAGATCGCCTGCCAGGAGCCCACCGGCGGGAACATCGAGGGCGGGCGGTCGGCGATAGAGGTGTGCCTGAACGCCAACCCGGACATCAACATCGTCTACACGATCAACGAGCCCGTGGCTTTCGGCGCGCTAGAGGCACTGGATGCAGCGGGGATCACGGGAGACGATGTCATCGTGGTCTCGGTCGACGGCGGCTGCGAGGGCATCCAGGCCATCGCCGACGGGAAACTCGACGCCACTGCGCAGCAGTACCCGATCGTCATGGCCCGCGAGGGAATCCTGGCGATCAAAGAGGCGGTAGTCGGCGCGACGGACCGGATTGAGATCCCCCAGCGCACTCCGCAGTCGCTTCGCCCCGTCGCTGGTGCCGACGAGTTCGTCCCATCCGAGGAACTCGGGTTCTACGACGCCGGTGTAGAGCTGGTCACCAACGAGCCGGTCGACGGCATATTCAGCATCAACACGGACGCGGCCAGCAAGATATGCTGGGACGACTAG
- the fucP gene encoding L-fucose:H+ symporter permease — protein MTRGVPSMVMDSPEASEREVPAGTKTSFLYPGMLFPFILLVLCFAAWGAAANMTDTLVATFRQIFSMSTFEATLVQSAYYGAYFLLALPAAFINQRLGYRVGVLTGLGLAAVGGFLFLPAANALTFGFFLTAIFALAAGLSILETSANPFVMAMGPESNATRRLNFAQAFNPVGANTGVLLAALVIAPQLSALSQAERQALPPGELLAVQIVELNAVMTPYIGLAIVLVLIWMGIAIIKIPRPHPSELRKVQIRGRGSRLRRLLTNRHYSFGVVAQFFNVAAQTGVWTFTIIYVQDAVDATASQAGWWLQASLIVFLVSRFVMVGIMGFVDSRLLMLIMTALGVALCFVAIASPNLIGAVAVLALSACLSLLFPTIYGVALEGLGEDSKFGAAGLVMAIVGGATIPLIQGGIVDSAGSNISYIVPAVCFGVCAAYALFALRSARDVQEVA, from the coding sequence ATGACGAGAGGGGTCCCCTCGATGGTGATGGACAGCCCAGAGGCCAGCGAGCGAGAAGTCCCCGCTGGGACGAAGACATCCTTCCTCTACCCCGGGATGCTCTTCCCGTTCATCCTCCTGGTGTTGTGTTTTGCGGCGTGGGGAGCGGCCGCGAACATGACCGACACGCTGGTCGCGACGTTCCGGCAGATCTTTTCGATGAGCACCTTCGAAGCGACGCTCGTGCAGTCGGCCTACTACGGCGCGTACTTCCTGCTGGCGCTCCCGGCAGCATTCATCAACCAGCGCCTTGGCTACCGGGTCGGAGTGCTGACCGGGCTGGGGCTGGCCGCCGTCGGCGGCTTCTTGTTCCTACCCGCGGCAAACGCGCTCACCTTCGGGTTCTTCCTCACCGCGATATTCGCCCTCGCGGCCGGCCTGTCGATCCTGGAAACGTCGGCGAATCCCTTCGTCATGGCGATGGGGCCAGAGAGCAATGCCACCCGGCGTCTCAATTTCGCGCAAGCGTTCAACCCGGTCGGAGCTAACACGGGCGTCCTGCTCGCCGCGCTCGTCATCGCCCCACAGCTCAGTGCACTCAGCCAGGCAGAGCGGCAGGCGCTGCCTCCCGGCGAGTTGCTCGCCGTCCAGATAGTCGAGCTCAACGCGGTCATGACCCCGTACATCGGCCTCGCGATCGTCCTCGTCCTGATCTGGATGGGGATCGCCATCATCAAGATCCCCCGGCCGCACCCATCCGAGCTGCGCAAGGTGCAGATCCGCGGCCGCGGATCTCGGCTCAGGCGCCTGCTGACCAACCGGCACTACTCGTTCGGCGTCGTCGCGCAATTCTTCAATGTCGCTGCTCAGACCGGTGTGTGGACCTTCACGATCATCTACGTCCAGGATGCGGTCGACGCCACGGCGTCCCAGGCCGGTTGGTGGCTGCAAGCCAGCCTGATCGTCTTCCTCGTGTCCCGGTTCGTCATGGTCGGCATCATGGGATTCGTCGACAGCCGGTTGCTGATGCTGATCATGACTGCACTGGGCGTGGCGCTTTGCTTTGTCGCGATAGCGTCGCCGAACCTCATCGGCGCGGTGGCCGTCTTGGCACTGTCGGCTTGCCTATCGCTGCTGTTCCCCACCATCTACGGCGTTGCGCTCGAGGGTCTCGGCGAAGACAGCAAGTTCGGCGCCGCCGGGCTGGTGATGGCGATCGTCGGCGGCGCCACCATCCCGCTTATCCAGGGCGGAATCGTGGACTCCGCGGGCTCGAACATCTCCTACATCGTCCCCGCCGTGTGCTTCGGTGTTTGCGCCGCATATGCCCTGTTCGCCCTGCGCAGCGCACGCGATGTCCAGGAGGTGGCGTGA
- a CDS encoding BtrH N-terminal domain-containing protein: MISVQIPYRHQMGGHCGSGALRDLIEWAGLGWAGPPTEGLVFALGGALHFSYIRSKKLRPPLYLVGRGSDLEQDLFDRLNAPYSMRSTEDPDLGWKWVKEQLDDGVPVMVWADIGELPYLRAKLGMSRHDIVITGYDDDTQVAFVVDNDRDATQVVPYENLRRARASTGFPTPTRHTTYIVDWPSMVPDLATIAGPALTQSADALTGATHTAHIVAIPNAAVAGQGLDGVTTFAADLARWSELFDNDTLESALFALGALIEKAGTGGGLFRNLQADGCRRIAEILHCDAASEAAHAARTASCMWTRVAKAAFDPASSLRRRAAAAAAAAAQLPDAEARLAEALRTAGSQLSRSAPS; encoded by the coding sequence TTGATTTCGGTACAGATCCCGTATCGCCACCAGATGGGAGGCCACTGCGGGTCCGGCGCCCTGCGTGACCTCATCGAGTGGGCTGGGCTAGGCTGGGCCGGGCCACCCACTGAGGGTCTGGTATTTGCGCTCGGCGGCGCCCTGCATTTCTCATATATCCGCTCAAAGAAGTTGCGCCCGCCACTCTACTTGGTAGGACGGGGCTCTGACCTCGAGCAGGACCTCTTCGATCGGCTCAACGCCCCCTACTCGATGCGCAGCACCGAAGATCCAGACCTCGGCTGGAAATGGGTCAAAGAGCAACTCGACGACGGTGTCCCCGTGATGGTTTGGGCCGACATCGGTGAACTTCCCTATCTGCGAGCCAAATTGGGCATGAGCCGTCACGACATAGTCATCACCGGATATGATGACGACACTCAAGTAGCCTTCGTCGTCGACAATGACCGCGACGCAACACAAGTCGTGCCCTACGAGAACTTGCGGCGAGCGCGAGCATCCACTGGCTTCCCCACGCCCACCCGCCACACAACCTACATCGTGGACTGGCCTTCCATGGTCCCCGACTTGGCCACAATCGCCGGTCCCGCGCTCACACAAAGCGCCGACGCCCTCACCGGTGCCACCCATACGGCCCACATCGTCGCGATCCCCAATGCCGCCGTCGCGGGGCAAGGACTTGACGGGGTCACGACCTTCGCGGCCGACCTCGCGCGCTGGAGCGAACTATTCGACAACGACACACTGGAATCCGCGTTGTTCGCCCTCGGCGCCCTCATTGAAAAAGCCGGCACAGGTGGCGGCCTGTTCCGAAACCTGCAAGCCGATGGATGTCGGCGCATCGCGGAGATACTGCACTGCGATGCCGCCTCCGAGGCAGCGCATGCCGCCCGCACCGCTTCATGCATGTGGACCCGAGTCGCAAAGGCCGCGTTCGACCCCGCCAGCTCGCTACGACGCAGGGCTGCTGCCGCCGCAGCCGCCGCAGCCCAACTCCCCGATGCTGAAGCACGCCTCGCCGAGGCTCTCCGCACAGCCGGAAGCCAACTGAGTCGATCAGCCCCGTCCTGA
- a CDS encoding acyl-CoA dehydrogenase family protein — MSDPSPWLNPELDDLRQLAAKFFATELAPHRERFAEQHQVDRSLWNRAGELGLLCVSIPTEYGGGGGTFAHEAILLEEQARIADSSWGAGLHSGIVAHYILHYAREELKQRWLPQMASGELVGAIAMTEPGTGSDLQSIRTRAIGDGDNYVITGSKTFITNGQQADLIVVVAKTDPGKGADGISLIVVEADRPGFRRGRTLKKIGQHGQDTSELYFDDVRVPRTHLLGEIEGQGFIQLMTQLPQERLIVAVGAVTAMEAALQQTLRYTRDREAFGRPVFGFQNTKFKLAEVATETRVARVFLDHCIGLHLEGRLDVQTVAMAKWWTTERAMGVLDDCLQLHGGYGYMQEYPISRLWVDQRVQMIYAGTNEVMKEIIARSL; from the coding sequence ATGTCAGACCCGTCGCCGTGGCTCAACCCCGAACTGGACGACTTACGCCAACTCGCCGCGAAGTTCTTCGCCACCGAACTCGCACCGCACAGGGAGCGATTCGCTGAGCAACACCAGGTCGACCGTTCACTCTGGAACCGAGCCGGAGAACTCGGGCTGCTGTGCGTATCGATTCCAACCGAATATGGCGGCGGGGGCGGAACGTTCGCACACGAAGCGATCCTGCTCGAAGAGCAGGCCCGCATCGCCGACAGCTCGTGGGGCGCCGGGCTGCACAGCGGAATCGTGGCCCACTACATACTTCACTACGCCCGCGAAGAGCTCAAACAACGGTGGTTACCTCAAATGGCATCGGGCGAGCTCGTCGGAGCCATTGCGATGACCGAACCCGGCACCGGATCAGACCTGCAAAGCATCCGCACCCGAGCCATCGGCGACGGTGACAACTACGTGATCACCGGCTCGAAGACCTTCATCACCAACGGCCAGCAAGCAGACCTCATCGTCGTGGTTGCAAAAACAGACCCCGGCAAGGGCGCCGACGGGATCTCGTTGATCGTCGTAGAGGCCGACCGGCCCGGATTTCGTCGAGGCCGAACCTTGAAGAAGATTGGCCAGCACGGCCAAGACACCTCCGAACTGTACTTCGACGACGTGCGGGTTCCCCGGACGCATCTGCTGGGTGAAATCGAGGGCCAAGGCTTCATTCAACTGATGACCCAACTGCCTCAGGAACGCCTGATCGTGGCGGTCGGCGCAGTTACCGCGATGGAGGCGGCCCTGCAACAGACGCTGCGCTACACCCGCGACCGAGAGGCCTTCGGTCGTCCGGTATTCGGATTTCAGAACACGAAGTTCAAGCTCGCCGAAGTCGCTACCGAAACCCGCGTCGCACGAGTGTTCCTCGACCACTGCATAGGCCTGCACCTCGAGGGACGATTGGACGTCCAGACCGTCGCAATGGCCAAGTGGTGGACCACCGAACGCGCCATGGGTGTCCTCGACGATTGCCTGCAACTGCACGGCGGTTACGGGTATATGCAGGAGTACCCGATTTCGCGCCTCTGGGTGGACCAGCGAGTGCAGATGATTTACGCCGGAACCAACGAAGTGATGAAGGAGATCATCGCCCGATCCCTCTGA
- a CDS encoding long-chain fatty acid--CoA ligase — MRSTMQDVPLTVRTIVKHATSIHADRRVITPTESGYRGCDYAALGRRVGQLANGLRAVGITGDQRVATFLWNNQEHLEAYCAVPSMGAVLHTLNIRLSPEQLGYIANHAHDEVVIVDMSLAPLLARALPGMHSVHTVIAVGDGDTDPLRRTGKTVLSYNELIDAQLPEFDWPELDERSASAMCYTSGTTGNPKGVVYSHRSAYLHSLTGCIPNALGIGEADRVLPIVPMFHANAWGLVHSALIAGAELVLPDKFMQAPALVTLIEDTQPTIAGAVPTLWNDIVHYMESDPGHDISSLRLIACGGSAVPVSLIRRFETEFGIPMVQAWGMTETSPLATVARPASAADERDVWIQRASQGRPICGIELRLRDDDGHTLPWDGVAVGEIQARGPWVTGAYCGDDDDEKFDDRWLRTGDVGRIDEHGFLTLTDRAKDVIKSGGEWISSVDLENSLIAHPQVLEAAVIGVPDEKWQERPLAFIVAAPTAAPGCDELRAFLDGKVPKWWIPERWSFVSEIPRTSVGKYDKKLLRIRHRAGDHNVSGGD; from the coding sequence ATGCGAAGCACCATGCAAGACGTCCCGCTAACCGTGAGAACGATCGTGAAACATGCGACATCGATTCACGCTGACCGCCGCGTCATCACCCCGACCGAGTCGGGATACCGTGGGTGCGATTACGCTGCGCTGGGCCGGCGAGTCGGGCAATTGGCGAACGGTCTGCGCGCTGTCGGCATCACCGGCGATCAGCGTGTCGCCACCTTCCTGTGGAACAATCAGGAACACCTGGAGGCGTACTGCGCCGTGCCCTCGATGGGTGCGGTCCTGCACACCCTCAACATTCGGCTGAGCCCCGAGCAACTCGGCTACATCGCCAACCACGCCCACGACGAGGTGGTGATCGTCGACATGTCCTTGGCTCCGTTGCTGGCCCGCGCACTGCCGGGCATGCATTCGGTCCATACCGTAATCGCGGTGGGTGACGGCGATACCGATCCGTTGAGGCGCACCGGCAAGACCGTGCTGTCCTACAACGAACTCATCGACGCCCAGCTCCCAGAATTCGATTGGCCCGAACTCGATGAACGATCGGCGTCGGCGATGTGCTATACCAGCGGCACCACCGGCAATCCCAAAGGAGTCGTCTACAGCCATCGGTCCGCCTACCTGCATTCGCTGACCGGTTGCATCCCAAACGCGTTGGGAATAGGCGAAGCCGATCGCGTCTTGCCCATCGTGCCGATGTTTCACGCCAATGCCTGGGGCCTGGTCCATTCGGCGTTGATCGCCGGAGCGGAACTCGTCCTTCCCGACAAGTTCATGCAGGCGCCGGCTCTCGTGACGCTTATCGAAGATACTCAGCCCACCATTGCGGGTGCGGTTCCCACCCTCTGGAACGACATTGTCCACTACATGGAAAGTGATCCAGGGCATGACATCTCGTCTCTGCGTCTGATCGCCTGCGGTGGGTCCGCTGTGCCGGTGTCATTGATCCGGCGTTTCGAGACCGAATTCGGTATACCCATGGTGCAAGCCTGGGGAATGACAGAAACCTCACCGCTAGCCACGGTGGCGCGGCCGGCCAGCGCGGCGGACGAGCGCGATGTCTGGATCCAGCGCGCGAGCCAAGGCCGCCCCATCTGCGGGATCGAGTTGCGGCTGCGTGACGACGACGGCCACACCTTGCCGTGGGACGGAGTGGCGGTCGGTGAGATCCAAGCCCGCGGACCGTGGGTGACAGGTGCCTACTGTGGTGACGATGACGACGAGAAGTTCGACGACCGCTGGTTGCGCACCGGCGACGTAGGACGCATCGATGAGCACGGATTCCTGACACTGACCGACCGTGCGAAAGATGTCATCAAGTCGGGCGGAGAATGGATCTCGTCAGTGGACTTGGAGAATTCTCTCATCGCCCATCCGCAGGTGCTTGAAGCCGCAGTGATCGGCGTGCCGGATGAGAAATGGCAGGAGCGCCCCCTCGCCTTCATCGTTGCAGCACCCACGGCTGCCCCCGGTTGCGACGAACTACGCGCCTTCCTTGATGGCAAAGTGCCGAAGTGGTGGATCCCAGAACGGTGGTCGTTTGTATCCGAGATTCCCCGAACCAGCGTGGGCAAGTACGACAAGAAGCTACTGCGGATACGCCACCGCGCGGGAGATCACAACGTATCCGGCGGTGACTGA
- a CDS encoding transglutaminase-like domain-containing protein: protein MNVEFARFLEPTEFLDFEHGAVQRFTAPAIGESIDPVERARRIFTAVRDSIWYDPYAVSDDPRDYRASAVAATSRAYCIPKAVLLTASCRAAGIPARLGFADVRNHLQSASLRQRMGGSDVFVYHGYCSMLLHGRWVKATPAFNRELCARFGVAPIEFDGEHDALLHAFTGDGARHMEYLHDRGEFDDLPFDDIIDALRAHYGEFIIGPEPPRDEFFL, encoded by the coding sequence ATGAACGTGGAGTTCGCGCGGTTCCTTGAACCTACGGAATTCCTGGACTTCGAGCACGGGGCTGTCCAGCGATTCACCGCGCCTGCGATCGGCGAGTCGATCGATCCTGTCGAGCGAGCCCGTCGCATCTTCACCGCGGTGCGTGATTCGATCTGGTATGACCCGTACGCCGTCTCCGACGATCCGCGCGACTACCGGGCCAGTGCGGTGGCGGCGACCTCCCGTGCCTACTGCATTCCCAAAGCGGTTTTATTGACGGCTTCGTGCCGCGCGGCGGGGATTCCGGCACGTCTCGGTTTCGCCGATGTGCGCAATCATCTCCAGAGCGCGAGCCTGCGTCAGCGCATGGGCGGCTCAGACGTGTTCGTCTACCACGGCTACTGCAGCATGCTGCTGCACGGGCGTTGGGTGAAGGCTACCCCGGCGTTCAATCGCGAACTCTGTGCCCGCTTCGGCGTCGCACCCATCGAGTTCGACGGAGAACACGATGCACTTTTACACGCCTTCACCGGCGATGGCGCCCGGCACATGGAGTACCTCCACGATCGCGGGGAGTTCGACGACCTGCCCTTCGACGACATCATCGACGCACTGCGCGCCCACTACGGCGAGTTCATCATCGGGCCCGAACCGCCAAGAGACGAATTCTTCCTCTAA